ATTGGGGAGTTGGTACAGACGTTGAGGAGGATACGGGatgaggagctggagcatTTGGACCATGCGGTTGAGCACGATGCGAAAAAGGCAGAGCCGCATTGGTTGTTGACTGGAGTTATAAGGGCCGGTTGTAGGGGAGCGATCTGGGTCAGCGAGCGAGTTTGATGGACACGTGTAAGTTGCAGTGGCATTGTGCATGCCGTGTATCAACAAAGTGAATATTGGGGTTTACAAACGAGCATGTAAGGAATAATTATGTTTTTGATTACAATCAGCTCTATACAATGTACGACATATGAAACAAGGTTCGCTGTGCTATTATGCGTGTTCAGGGCGAGAAagataaaaaataaaaggaggGGACATTGAAACGCCGTGTGTATGCTTCCCTAGAGGagatgaaaaagaaaaaatgtATGCCGAATTCCTTGCTATGCAGCTACAAGACGAAACTCCTTTCGCAATGCAAACAAATTTCTGTATGCCAGTTTTACCGATTCTGTAAATATTTTGATGTCTCCGTCTCCCATTGCCATATTTGACaggctgtactccgtactagtcACTACACACGAGGTGGTTAGATTATCATATCGACAAGGATAGGGCCAACTTACTAGATTGACAACGGAGCAACACCGTCTACTTGGTAGCCCCAGTTTCCATTCTGCTCTTCAGTTAACAACCAATCGTACGGAAACTGGACAATGTTGCCTTGGACCAGTTTGAGTAGCTCTTCGGCATCAGCTCTAGAAGGCATGTCTTCGAGGGAGAATCCACGACGGCTTCCTTTGGTGTTGGCACGACGACGCTTTTTGACGGACCCGAATTGAGCTTGCGACGGGATATTGGGAGTCTCCCGCGAGGGCGGCTTGTCCAATGTAGCGAAGGCTGTCTTACGGTCCGTATTCCTGCTGGCCTGCGGTTCCAGAAGCTTAGCAGGGGCTTCCTCAGGTACAGGAACGCCCACGTGGCCATTTGGTACTGTTGTAGGCGAAGCATCGGCAATCTTTTCAGATCTTTGGACGGGATTCGAATCGAGAGGACCACGTGGTTGTTGAGCTGGCTCCATTGATTTCTCATTTAGCTCCCCGTCACCATTTTGCGCCACCGTGATATCAAGTTTGCCCATATCTTGCTCAAGGAATGGAAGCTGCTTCATTgtcttctccttggcggcagcTACTATTGCTTCAGGGCCAGGCGCTCCAATGCCCGCTCCGCCAGCAGTAGACTCAACCTGATTATTAGTCTCAGCTTTGGACTCGGACTCCTCTCCATTAGGCTTGCCTTCCATGCTCGCACGGAAACGCGTTCCGTAATCCACGTACTCACGATACTCTTGCCAAGTCCTCACTTCGGAATCTGGCATGCATCGGAAAACTCTGCGGTAAATCTTGGTGTTGTTCAGAGCTGCACGATTCCAAATATCATCGATAAAGCTAGTGAGGAGGGGATCCCGCATACAGTCCTTGGAGATGTCCGTTGGTGTAATATCGGCAGCCATGGGATGAAAAGCGCCACTCTTTGGACGACCAGTTGTAGGGTCGACGTGTACCGCCGGCCCGCCAATATCAGTGTCATCAGCCACCGGGAGAGGTGGTAGCTGGGCGGGTCGAAGGAGACCAAGCTGCTCTGTTGTGCGTCGATTCATCGCAGGCATAGGTGGGAGATCTCCGGTTCCAGGACCCTCATTGCCAAGGTGTCGATTGTCAGACATGATGACAAGCTCATGAGGTGGCTTCGGCTGACAGATGGTTCCCCTGCCCTCAGTATTCATGCCATGTACCAATACTTCACGACCGCCAACTATGACAGAGTCGCGGCCTTCATCCAAGCCGGACTGCTCTGCGAGCTTCCACTGGTCCTCGCCATACCCAGATACGTCTagccgctgctgcttcttctgttGCGGGCTCAAACCGACGTCTGcctccttgcccttcttcgACCCCGCctccgactccgactccgactccgaAGATGGCAAAGAAGTGTCTTGGAGAGCCTTGGCATGTTCCATGTCAAGTTCATAGTTGAAACTTCTCTGGCGAGGGGTCAAGAGACTATCCTGCCGAGTCTTGCTTGAGCCAACACCAATATCAGCATTGTCCTCGCGATAGATTTCTTCCATCTCCTTCTCAAACACATCACGATCTAGCTCTTGCTGTCGTTCCTCTTCCAGAatctcgtcgacgtcgaggccgaggtgTTCTCGCATCAGGCGCAGTCGGAGAGTATGCGCGAACCGTCCAACTTGGTAGGGCTTTCCAGCCATGGTTGATTCAATCATGTCTGTGTCGCGCACAATCGCAGCGCATTCAGAGTCTCGTGTCCCAAGCATTGAGCGCTCGTTGATATTGGCAGATCCAATCAAAGCAACTCGATCGTCAACAATGATTGTCTTGGCATGGATGTAGAGCTGCTCCGTCACGAGGGCATCGTTGCTCATCACACCCCATTGTCGCAGGCAATAGAAGCCGATGTAATCCTCAGGCTCGATGTCAACGGCACGGAGCCGCCCAAATATGGATTGCTCCCCACGGCAAATACTCTTGTATTGGCACATGAGAATGAGTCTGACGCTGGTTCCTTCTTGTTCATCCACTGTATTCTGGAATCCAGGCATTAGAGGAATCATGATTGCACAGCGCCAATCTTCCTCATTTTTGTGGGCGCGAATGATGCGCTCAACCAGAGCATCGCCAATGCGATTGACAATCTTGGTGTTGTATGCTTCTGTACTTGTTATGAAGAACTGATTCTCCATGTACACGAAATGTTCCGAGTCCTCAATCATTTTGATGTAAGCATTTTGAATGCTGTGTTCCGTCTCGTCTGTTCCAAGAGACCATGTAGTTGCGGAACGAAGTATCTGCACTTCGCACGTTCCAGTCAAACCGAGGGCTTCCAACTCATCCAGTTTTGCATCTGGAGGAGGCAGCAAGAACGGTAAAGGTCGGGTTGGTTTCCGTCCGCGACGGAGGTAGTTCCATCGCTGAACAAAATGGCGAGTCAAATCTCGCGCTGGTTGCCCAACAACCTGCATAGAAACGTCATGCCATGGCATTCGAGGCACCTTGCTGCGATCGTACATTTCTTCGTATGGCTCGTTGAGTCTGAAAAAATCCTGGACTCTGGGATTAGAGTAGTCCTTTCCAGGAAACAGCTGGCAGTGCTCTGCATCCTTTGGTTGCTCTGTCATCTCAAATCCAGTAGGTTTATCATCAACGATGGGGTGTTGGGGACTGTCCCAACGGCCAAAGCACAAGTCGATACCACCAAGGAAGGCCACGTCGTGGTCAACAATACAAATCTTTTCATGGTGTGCAAAGAAAAATTGGTTCTTCTTGAACTGGTTAGGCGACCGTTGTACAAAAATATTTGGATGCAGGTTTAATAGTGAGAACTTGGTGTACTCGGAATCGATGGGGATGGCGGCCTCGACATTCCGGTAGATGATGATAAAAATCTTGACACCCTCTCTGGCTTTCTTCTGCAAGAGCCGGTCAAGCCGCCACTTCTGGCTGATACATGCTGGTCGTCGCATGTACAACTCAGGGCTCAGCCACCAGTCATGAATGTAAATGACATCCCTGGCCATGTTAATTGCCCGGGAGACATTCCACATGTAGTCCCTGCCATCTACGAGCCACTGTGCGAAGACTCCATTTCGGACAGGCGCGAAACTGCCGAATCGCTTCTTCTCGTACCATGCAGTCTGTTTGAGCATTTCATTGATTGAGTCCTCAAATTGTTTCATGACGGACTGATATCTTGAAAACAGACGTACTTTGCGTTCGGATGTATGGAGTGTCAGAGTATGGTGCTTTTGGGGGAGTGCCTCAACAGTGAGGTCAATCTCCTTTGCCTTATCTTTTGAGCCGATCTGTTGAAGCGCATTCTTCTTGGAGCTGATGCTGAATTTGGAGTCGACCAGATACACGTCATAAATATTCATGTTTTCTGGTGACTCGACACAAACTATATAGCTCTGGCGAACCAAGAACCACTTACGGCTATGGCGAGCAATAACCTTTGCTGGGGTCAGGACTCGGCGGAAATCAAGTCCCTTGGATGACTGTATGTGCAGATATCCCTCTTTGCCATGATAGCTCCCCTCTGCAGCAAGACGGACACCAAGAGCAGACAGCTCCAGAAATCGACAAAGGCGGTTGCTATCAGCTCTGAACATGAGCCATCGTATCATTTCTGATAGGTATTTTTCAAGGATGCGTCTTTGTTTTTCCACGTAGCGTTGTCTGCGGGTGGCTATGTCGATAGCTTGAGCGGTGCCTTCAGCATTTGACAGCTCCCCGGGGTCCGTAAATCCAGTTGAGCGTCGTCTCATGCCCCATAAATTGGCACGCGACTTTTTTCTCGtcggctggtgctgctcgtCATGTGTGCCGTCTCCATGGTCCTCGGGCGCGGTACCCTCTCCGCCTGTGCCTTCTCCAGCAGTTTCATCGCCTCGAACACTGGCCCGTTCATCCTCGTCGCTATCATCATCCTTGTTCCGAGCTCGACGCAGATACGGGAAGGCAGAATAAGGGAACTTGGGCTGCTTCGGGCGCCCTCCAAGATCACGGCCGAGCATATACTTGTCATTGTTGAGAGCAAATCTGTACCTGAAATGAAGATTGTAGATATCCCTGATGGTTCGAATCACTGTCCAGCACATTCGACTCGGGCCACTGCCGTATTCGAGTTCCATGGTGAAAATCCAATGTCTGTCTTTATCGTCATCCGGGATCGGGGAACTATCTTTAATTTTGAGCTTCAGTTGTTCGAGGAGAACAGGGATCCTCTTATTCCCGTGCTCGTCCCTTTGAATCATACTAGCAAGCATCAAGACTGCCGGCGCGCCAGCTCTGAGCTCTGCCATCAGTTCCGCTGATTTGAAATAATCGAATCGAtcctccttcttctgccGCAAGAGCTTCAGTGTACTTTTTACCTGCTTCCACTTTTGTGCGCCAAAGTTGGAGGCTCGCTCAGAGTTAAAGAATGGCCGGCGAGGCGTCATAGCATCACCATCAGAaacgccgcctccgccgaATACAGTGATTCGTCGCAAATGGCCATTGCGGCGACCTACAACAGCAGAACTTTCCATGTCGTTCAGGTCATCACCTTCGCCAGGCGGTTGCGTGGTCGTTCCCATGAATGAGTGTCCACGCCTGAATGGTCGTCGTTTAGGACCGCTCCTAGTGTCCCCTTCTGATAATACCTGCTCAGGGTTTTCGGACGCCATGGAGGTATCTGGCATACTAGCCCGACGCCGGAGTAGGCGGTTATATGCGCCCCAGGTGTCCGCATCGCTTGCGAAAcgacttggtgttgatggcgtcgATGGAAGGCCCTTTGCGAACCGCCTCATTCTgcgtttcttcttctttcgcgTGCCATTCTCCGGGATAGCTGATTCATCAGCAGTCTCGTCGAcgtcagcatcagcatcagcatcgacatcgGCCTCGGCGTCAGACTGCTCTTCAGTAAGAATATTGGGAAGCCGAGTGCCGAAGCGTGTTGAAGTAGGGGAGTTGGTAGCGGATTGAGAAGCAGACTCGGCGAATGGTGGTGCAATTGGAGATTTCAGAGATGGAGTGCTGGGCGCGCTGGCCAAAGCCTTGATCTTGGACATTATGGACAAGCTCTTGTGTCTTCCAGGAGTTTCGGGTCCATCCCATGAACCTTGACGGCTGTGACCGCCTGCAGACAGCAGCTGGGGATCTTGCCTCGCAAACTGAACACTTCTTCTCCCAGCTGCAGCAGAGCCATCATGGTCTCCTGAAGAAGCGGCGGGGATTTCGACACTGTGCTCTGCCTCGCCAGGGGATGGCTGAGACCTCTTCTGGTCTACTTGGCCAGGTGCAACCTCATGGCCGTTTGCGGTAGGGGACACATCTTTGTGTTGTTGCCCCCCATTCCAGTAATCTGATGCTTCCGTATTTGGCTTTGTGTTCTCATAGCTCTCGGTCGGATCAGTCGATACGGGTTGTAGGCGAATCGGGGGGCTGGGGGGCAACTGAACTCGAGAGAGGAATTCGGCACTTGAGGGAGTTGCATTCTGCGGTGTTGTGCTCATGGGAGACACCGAGCCCTCCCGATGA
The DNA window shown above is from Metarhizium brunneum chromosome 1, complete sequence and carries:
- the pld1 gene encoding Phospholipase; its protein translation is MSTTPQNATPSSAEFLSRVQLPPSPPIRLQPVSTDPTESYENTKPNTEASDYWNGGQQHKDVSPTANGHEVAPGQVDQKRSQPSPGEAEHSVEIPAASSGDHDGSAAAGRRSVQFARQDPQLLSAGGHSRQGSWDGPETPGRHKSLSIMSKIKALASAPSTPSLKSPIAPPFAESASQSATNSPTSTRFGTRLPNILTEEQSDAEADVDADADADVDETADESAIPENGTRKKKKRRMRRFAKGLPSTPSTPSRFASDADTWGAYNRLLRRRASMPDTSMASENPEQVLSEGDTRSGPKRRPFRRGHSFMGTTTQPPGEGDDLNDMESSAVVGRRNGHLRRITVFGGGGVSDGDAMTPRRPFFNSERASNFGAQKWKQVKSTLKLLRQKKEDRFDYFKSAELMAELRAGAPAVLMLASMIQRDEHGNKRIPVLLEQLKLKIKDSSPIPDDDKDRHWIFTMELEYGSGPSRMCWTVIRTIRDIYNLHFRYRFALNNDKYMLGRDLGGRPKQPKFPYSAFPYLRRARNKDDDSDEDERASVRGDETAGEGTGGEGTAPEDHGDGTHDEQHQPTRKKSRANLWGMRRRSTGFTDPGELSNAEGTAQAIDIATRRQRYVEKQRRILEKYLSEMIRWLMFRADSNRLCRFLELSALGVRLAAEGSYHGKEGYLHIQSSKGLDFRRVLTPAKVIARHSRKWFLVRQSYIVCVESPENMNIYDVYLVDSKFSISSKKNALQQIGSKDKAKEIDLTVEALPQKHHTLTLHTSERKVRLFSRYQSVMKQFEDSINEMLKQTAWYEKKRFGSFAPVRNGVFAQWLVDGRDYMWNVSRAINMARDVIYIHDWWLSPELYMRRPACISQKWRLDRLLQKKAREGVKIFIIIYRNVEAAIPIDSEYTKFSLLNLHPNIFVQRSPNQFKKNQFFFAHHEKICIVDHDVAFLGGIDLCFGRWDSPQHPIVDDKPTGFEMTEQPKDAEHCQLFPGKDYSNPRVQDFFRLNEPYEEMYDRSKVPRMPWHDVSMQVVGQPARDLTRHFVQRWNYLRRGRKPTRPLPFLLPPPDAKLDELEALGLTGTCEVQILRSATTWSLGTDETEHSIQNAYIKMIEDSEHFVYMENQFFITSTEAYNTKIVNRIGDALVERIIRAHKNEEDWRCAIMIPLMPGFQNTVDEQEGTSVRLILMCQYKSICRGEQSIFGRLRAVDIEPEDYIGFYCLRQWGVMSNDALVTEQLYIHAKTIIVDDRVALIGSANINERSMLGTRDSECAAIVRDTDMIESTMAGKPYQVGRFAHTLRLRLMREHLGLDVDEILEEERQQELDRDVFEKEMEEIYREDNADIGVGSSKTRQDSLLTPRQRSFNYELDMEHAKALQDTSLPSSESESESEAGSKKGKEADVGLSPQQKKQQRLDVSGYGEDQWKLAEQSGLDEGRDSVIVGGREVLVHGMNTEGRGTICQPKPPHELVIMSDNRHLGNEGPGTGDLPPMPAMNRRTTEQLGLLRPAQLPPLPVADDTDIGGPAVHVDPTTGRPKSGAFHPMAADITPTDISKDCMRDPLLTSFIDDIWNRAALNNTKIYRRVFRCMPDSEVRTWQEYREYVDYGTRFRASMEGKPNGEESESKAETNNQVESTAGGAGIGAPGPEAIVAAAKEKTMKQLPFLEQDMGKLDITVAQNGDGELNEKSMEPAQQPRGPLDSNPVQRSEKIADASPTTVPNGHVGVPVPEEAPAKLLEPQASRNTDRKTAFATLDKPPSRETPNIPSQAQFGSVKKRRRANTKGSRRGFSLEDMPSRADAEELLKLVQGNIVQFPYDWLLTEEQNGNWGYQVDGVAPLSI